In a single window of the Bacillus mycoides genome:
- a CDS encoding SpaA isopeptide-forming pilin-related protein, translating into MFDKDNKEVENLTADENDKAISEPLCFGKFTLEEIQAPNRSTLFKDLIEGKVLSSVQK; encoded by the coding sequence ATTTTTGACAAAGATAATAAAGAAGTCGAAAATTTAACAGCAGATGAAAATGATAAAGCTATTTCTGAACCACTATGCTTCGGAAAATTCACGTTGGAAGAAATTCAAGCACCAAATAGGTCTACGTTATTTAAAGATCTAATTGAGGGAAAGGTCTTATCATCAGTACAAAAATAA
- a CDS encoding CPBP family intramembrane glutamic endopeptidase translates to MILHAESCRNKDKVQRAKRGLRLFLTILFITSIILNLVVMITKSMPLIVVYMFTPAFSSILTRIILKEGFKDVSFSLGNLKIWKGIGLALLIPMIICGITYSIAWLSGIAKFQHPEGGMLEPIYNILGLQYLSAPFSFIYLVILSGILGSLLNLIPVLGEEMGWRGYMLTRLVDAEFSRPILISGLIWATWHVPIVIAGLYVEGPSVFLSVLGIYFCIVPFSYITAYLRLITGSIWPSVIIHTTWNAIIQGPFARASTGYQTEIWIGESGLITALIILITAIIVSRIIRFTKY, encoded by the coding sequence CATGCAGAATCATGCCGCAATAAAGATAAAGTCCAACGTGCAAAAAGAGGACTTCGACTCTTTTTAACTATCTTGTTCATTACTTCTATTATTCTAAATTTAGTAGTAATGATTACTAAAAGTATGCCGCTTATTGTGGTATATATGTTTACCCCAGCATTTTCTTCTATTTTGACTCGCATAATACTGAAAGAAGGGTTTAAAGATGTATCTTTTAGTCTCGGTAACTTAAAGATATGGAAGGGAATTGGTCTTGCTCTGCTAATACCTATGATTATTTGTGGAATTACTTATTCTATCGCCTGGTTGAGCGGAATTGCGAAGTTTCAGCATCCCGAAGGTGGTATGTTAGAACCAATCTACAATATACTTGGACTTCAGTATCTATCGGCACCATTCAGTTTCATTTATCTAGTAATATTGAGCGGCATTTTAGGAAGTTTGCTTAACTTAATCCCAGTTTTGGGAGAAGAAATGGGCTGGCGAGGTTATATGCTCACAAGGCTAGTCGATGCAGAGTTTTCAAGGCCCATCCTTATTAGTGGATTGATTTGGGCAACGTGGCATGTTCCAATTGTTATTGCTGGTCTATATGTAGAGGGACCATCTGTCTTTCTTTCAGTACTTGGCATCTATTTTTGTATTGTACCATTCAGTTATATTACAGCTTATTTACGACTTATCACAGGTAGCATTTGGCCTTCGGTTATCATCCATACTACTTGGAATGCCATTATTCAAGGACCTTTCGCACGTGCAAGTACAGGATATCAAACTGAGATTTGGATTGGAGAATCTGGATTGATAACCGCCCTTATTATCTTGATTACGGCAATAATTGTGTCTCGGATAATAAGATTTACTAAATATTGA
- a CDS encoding helix-turn-helix domain-containing protein → MNNSIDIQHLCDLAHKAFNVPVHILSTDKKILYQSISDDICSPFYSSKEEHLSDIYQENDPDNLPLFRCNSYLENFVLIHIANHDYIKGTIIIGPTIHPKGSDDITFKLRKEFNLNNNIQERLAYYQCLPEIKKTTLIDMGVLLHYMIFNEKLDVDIVLEKNKVLEEVPYKIVKPDLYILKRQQNKPKTHNMALVHNYFSAIKEGDKKKLLQYMYAVSQEDTELILTADPLRNQKNHGIIAITLATRYAIEGNLPPDIAFALSILYIQTMEQLDNVDSVRRLSGDALRTFADRVKEFNAQKFSNAVTTCMNHISKNVYDGISLNELANHLDITPTYLSKLFKKEVGIPLSEFIQRERVEEAKKLLTLTTYPLSDICAWLNFNDQSYFTRVFKKSTNMTPRQYREKYTVI, encoded by the coding sequence ATGAATAATTCTATCGATATACAACACTTGTGTGATCTCGCACATAAAGCCTTTAATGTACCTGTTCATATTTTATCTACAGACAAAAAAATTTTATATCAGTCTATTTCTGATGATATTTGTAGTCCTTTTTATTCTTCTAAAGAAGAACACCTTAGTGACATTTATCAAGAAAATGATCCCGATAATTTGCCACTTTTCAGATGTAACAGTTATCTTGAAAATTTCGTTCTAATTCATATAGCAAATCATGATTACATAAAAGGGACTATTATAATCGGTCCCACTATACATCCAAAGGGCTCAGATGATATAACCTTTAAACTTCGGAAAGAATTTAACTTAAATAATAATATTCAAGAAAGACTAGCCTATTATCAGTGCCTACCTGAGATTAAAAAAACTACTTTAATTGATATGGGAGTTTTATTACATTACATGATTTTCAATGAAAAGTTAGATGTAGATATTGTTTTAGAAAAAAATAAAGTGCTAGAGGAAGTTCCCTATAAAATTGTGAAACCTGATCTATATATTTTAAAACGCCAACAAAATAAACCTAAAACTCACAACATGGCATTAGTACATAATTATTTTTCAGCAATCAAAGAAGGAGATAAAAAGAAGTTATTGCAATATATGTATGCAGTTTCGCAGGAAGATACTGAATTAATTTTAACAGCGGATCCACTCAGAAACCAAAAAAACCATGGGATTATTGCGATTACTTTAGCTACTCGATATGCGATAGAAGGTAATCTCCCACCAGACATTGCTTTTGCTCTTAGTATTTTGTATATCCAAACCATGGAACAACTAGATAACGTGGACTCTGTAAGGCGATTGTCGGGAGATGCTTTACGTACTTTTGCAGATCGGGTGAAAGAATTCAATGCGCAAAAATTTTCAAATGCGGTTACTACATGTATGAACCATATTAGTAAAAATGTTTACGATGGAATATCTCTCAATGAACTCGCTAATCATTTGGATATTACGCCTACTTATTTATCTAAATTATTTAAAAAAGAAGTGGGAATTCCTTTAAGTGAATTTATTCAAAGGGAACGAGTGGAAGAAGCAAAAAAATTATTAACACTCACTACATATCCATTATCAGATATTTGTGCTTGGCTTAATTTTAACGACCAAAGTTATTTTACAAGGGTTTTCAAAAAATCAACTAACATGACCCCTAGACAGTATCGTGAAAAATATACCGTAATATAA
- the hblD gene encoding hemolytic enterotoxin HBL lytic component L1, with translation MKKFPFKVLTLATLATVITATTGNTIHAFAQETTAQEQKVGNYALGPEGLKKALAETGSHILVMDLYAKTMIKQPNVNLSNIDLGSEGGELLKNIHLNQELSRINANYWLDKAKPQIQKTARNIVNYDEQFQNYYDTLVDTVQKKDKAGLKEGISDLITTINTNSKEVTDVIKMLQDFKGKLYQNSTDFKNNVGGPDGKGGLTAILAGQQATIPQLQAEIEQLRSTQKKHFDDVLAWSIGGGLGAAILVIAAIGGAVVIVVTGGTATPAVVGGLSALGAAGIGLGTAAGVTASKHMDSYNEISNKIGELSMKADRANQAVLSLTNAKETLAYLYQTVDQAILSLTNIQKQWNTMGANYTDLLDNIDSMQDHKFSLIPDDLKAAKESWNDIHKDAEFISKDIAFKQE, from the coding sequence ATGAAAAAATTCCCATTCAAAGTGCTAACTTTAGCCACTCTGGCAACGGTTATAACTGCTACTACTGGTAACACTATTCATGCATTTGCACAAGAAACGACCGCTCAAGAACAAAAAGTAGGCAATTATGCTTTAGGTCCCGAGGGACTGAAGAAAGCATTGGCTGAAACAGGGTCTCATATTCTTGTAATGGATTTGTACGCAAAAACAATGATTAAGCAACCGAATGTAAATTTATCTAATATCGATTTAGGATCAGAAGGAGGGGAGTTGCTCAAAAATATTCACCTTAATCAAGAACTGTCACGAATCAATGCGAATTATTGGTTAGATAAAGCGAAGCCACAGATTCAAAAAACAGCTCGTAATATTGTAAATTACGATGAACAATTTCAAAATTATTACGACACTTTAGTAGATACTGTACAAAAGAAAGATAAGGCAGGTCTAAAAGAGGGCATAAGTGATTTAATTACTACAATTAATACAAATTCAAAAGAGGTTACAGATGTAATTAAGATGCTACAAGACTTCAAAGGGAAACTATATCAAAATTCTACAGATTTTAAAAATAATGTTGGTGGTCCAGATGGGAAAGGTGGATTAACTGCAATATTAGCAGGTCAACAGGCAACGATTCCGCAACTTCAAGCTGAAATTGAGCAACTTCGTTCTACTCAGAAAAAACATTTTGATGATGTATTAGCATGGTCAATTGGTGGTGGATTGGGAGCAGCTATTTTAGTTATTGCAGCTATTGGAGGAGCAGTTGTAATTGTTGTAACTGGTGGTACAGCAACACCAGCTGTTGTTGGTGGACTTTCAGCTCTTGGAGCAGCTGGTATCGGTCTAGGAACTGCGGCGGGTGTCACGGCATCTAAGCATATGGACTCCTATAACGAAATTTCTAACAAAATCGGAGAATTAAGTATGAAAGCAGATCGTGCTAATCAAGCAGTTCTTTCGCTTACTAACGCGAAAGAAACATTGGCATATCTATATCAGACTGTAGATCAAGCGATATTATCTCTAACAAATATTCAAAAGCAATGGAATACAATGGGCGCAAATTATACAGATTTACTGGATAATATCGATTCTATGCAAGACCACAAATTCTCTTTAATACCGGATGATTTAAAAGCTGCTAAAGAAAGTTGGAATGATATTCATAAAGATGCAGAATTCATTTCAAAAGATATTGCTTTTAAACAGGAATAG
- a CDS encoding HBL/NHE enterotoxin family protein — protein MKKKPYKILAVSAFLIMTTTYAVTPVATFAIETEQTNTGDMSLSANEEKMKKTVQDAGLFAKAMNEYSYLLINNPDVSFEGISINGYADLPSKIVLDQKNARAHAVTWNTKVKKQLLDTLTGIIEYDTKFENYYETLVEAINNGNGDTLKKGITDLRGGIQRNQKSAKALIEELTKFKNAIGEDVRVFGSHKETLQSILKNQGADVETDQKRLDEVLGQVNYYKKLESDGLIMVKIPFIPTLISGGIMIGTARDNLGRLEPALAELRKNVDYKITLNRVVGVAFHNISDMHSTIDSAITALTYMSTQWDDLDSQYSGVLGHIDKADEKADQNRYKFLKPKLNSAKDSWKTLRTDVVTLLEGIKIAEKKEQDFMNLLRPSNVFYFYKKIHNAYTFEIKTGTNAPNASYKVMNLTKNTVHHMWSGGANTSMWADWLSFNPNDEFAVVAVVDGKEYVVYKDKVENIMN, from the coding sequence ATGAAAAAAAAACCTTATAAAATACTGGCTGTATCAGCATTTTTAATTATGACAACTACCTATGCAGTCACACCAGTAGCAACCTTTGCAATTGAAACTGAACAAACGAACACTGGAGATATGTCTCTTTCAGCAAATGAAGAAAAGATGAAAAAAACTGTACAAGATGCTGGGTTATTTGCAAAAGCTATGAATGAATATTCTTATTTGCTAATTAATAATCCGGATGTGAGTTTTGAAGGAATTTCTATTAATGGGTATGCAGATTTACCTAGTAAAATTGTACTGGATCAAAAGAATGCAAGAGCACATGCTGTTACATGGAATACAAAAGTAAAAAAACAGCTTTTAGATACATTGACCGGCATTATTGAATACGATACAAAGTTTGAAAATTATTATGAAACATTAGTAGAGGCGATCAATAATGGAAATGGGGATACTTTAAAAAAGGGGATTACTGATTTAAGGGGGGGAATTCAACGAAACCAAAAGTCTGCAAAAGCATTAATAGAAGAATTAACTAAATTTAAAAACGCTATTGGAGAAGATGTTAGAGTATTTGGAAGCCATAAAGAGACCTTGCAATCGATTTTAAAAAACCAAGGAGCTGATGTGGAGACTGATCAAAAGCGTTTAGATGAAGTTTTAGGACAAGTAAACTATTATAAGAAATTAGAATCTGATGGATTAATAATGGTGAAAATACCTTTTATCCCCACGCTTATTTCTGGTGGCATAATGATAGGTACTGCTAGAGATAATTTAGGTCGATTAGAGCCTGCTTTAGCAGAATTACGTAAAAATGTAGATTATAAAATTACATTAAATCGTGTAGTCGGAGTTGCATTTCATAATATTAGCGATATGCATAGTACGATTGATAGTGCTATTACTGCTCTTACTTATATGTCCACACAATGGGATGATTTAGACTCTCAATATTCGGGCGTACTGGGGCATATTGATAAAGCTGATGAAAAAGCTGATCAAAATAGATATAAATTTTTAAAGCCTAAGTTGAATTCAGCTAAAGATAGTTGGAAAACATTAAGAACAGATGTTGTCACATTACTAGAAGGCATAAAAATTGCAGAGAAGAAAGAACAGGATTTTATGAATCTACTTCGTCCATCAAACGTTTTTTACTTTTATAAAAAAATCCATAACGCATACACTTTTGAAATAAAGACTGGAACAAATGCACCAAATGCGTCTTATAAAGTTATGAATTTAACTAAAAACACTGTTCATCATATGTGGAGTGGAGGTGCTAATACAAGCATGTGGGCTGACTGGCTTTCATTCAATCCAAATGATGAATTTGCGGTGGTAGCAGTAGTGGATGGGAAAGAATATGTTGTGTATAAAGACAAAGTAGAAAATATAATGAACTGA
- a CDS encoding PAS domain S-box protein, which yields MIIKDYFINLSIFSLLVSAAIFIQVFLIHSRRYFEKFYGGIIAVTLMLFSFPYMGFSYDLRVVPLILSFIYFGRIAGWITLISIIIMRIFYIGGYWEPPVIAYLGLGILFVTFKTYFKNLHPFKSASLYFSVFVGIKWLVGVFFNTKLLYTGGLLYIALGLLIGLFLMEAYQRLYYLTQDLSKMNRELKKSKQELTDTVHELQGGIFKFKKVGKHFIHTLCDGQFYYQKGFYSEQVVGKSLRTIDASIVPPHLVPQLMKYYLQAWEGKENIFELPWPDDKTIILIALRPIKRNGQVMEVVGSIVDITERKKVESELRATKELLESFIKHNVDAITISDREGHILQANKAYEKIFGWSLQEIIGKRLPCVPDFLMEESLGNIQKILTKESVVTRLETVRRRNDGSLLDVSLTVSPILDVRGNVLALSAICRDISERKQAERERHRLHQQLKDSEMKYRALIEQATDAVYVVELNENHVPSRFIEVNPVGCKRFGYSREELLSLPFPNVVPQDSKMIVRLLKRIREGQTSFTLQDEYVFPTGKIITTEFSVRVFNLNGKKVFLSISRDITERLKTEELLRKSEKLAVVGQLATAMAHEINNPLTAMKGFMQLLKSTETENNRGYINIVSSEIERIESITNEFMAVAKPQVVKIQPNDIGVLMDQVLTLLQPQAMMNNIQIRIDFTPDIPLIPCEGNQLKQVFVNILKNAIESMPTGGEILIQFDKLDHNQIRIRFIDQGCGIPKERIPYLGEPFYSIKEEGIGLGLMVCYKIIETHQGKVFIESDVNKGTIVEVTLPICTLQN from the coding sequence ATGATTATTAAAGACTATTTCATCAATCTTTCTATTTTTTCTTTATTAGTTAGCGCAGCGATATTTATTCAAGTGTTTTTGATTCATTCCAGGCGATATTTCGAAAAATTCTATGGAGGGATTATTGCAGTTACTTTGATGCTCTTTTCTTTTCCATACATGGGATTTTCCTACGATCTTCGAGTTGTTCCTCTTATTTTATCTTTTATTTACTTTGGTCGCATTGCTGGTTGGATTACATTAATTAGCATTATTATCATGCGTATCTTTTACATTGGAGGTTACTGGGAACCTCCTGTGATTGCTTATTTAGGTTTGGGTATCCTATTTGTTACTTTTAAAACATATTTTAAAAACCTTCATCCTTTTAAAAGTGCATCTTTATATTTTTCTGTTTTTGTTGGAATAAAGTGGTTAGTTGGTGTATTCTTTAATACTAAGTTACTTTACACTGGAGGCTTATTATATATAGCTTTAGGGCTTTTAATTGGGCTATTTCTTATGGAAGCCTACCAGAGATTATATTATTTAACACAGGACTTATCTAAAATGAATCGGGAATTAAAAAAATCCAAGCAAGAACTCACAGATACCGTACATGAGCTTCAAGGAGGGATTTTTAAATTTAAAAAAGTGGGTAAGCACTTTATACACACTTTATGTGATGGACAGTTTTATTATCAAAAAGGATTTTATTCTGAACAGGTGGTAGGGAAAAGCTTACGGACTATTGATGCTTCTATTGTTCCACCACATTTAGTTCCACAATTGATGAAGTATTATCTTCAGGCATGGGAAGGGAAAGAAAATATATTCGAATTACCCTGGCCAGATGATAAAACGATTATTCTTATTGCACTTAGGCCGATTAAACGAAATGGACAAGTTATGGAAGTTGTTGGTTCTATAGTCGATATAACCGAAAGGAAAAAGGTAGAATCAGAATTAAGAGCTACCAAAGAATTACTAGAATCATTTATAAAGCATAATGTAGATGCTATTACCATTTCTGATCGAGAAGGGCATATTTTACAAGCAAATAAAGCTTATGAAAAGATATTTGGATGGTCATTACAAGAAATCATAGGTAAGAGATTACCCTGTGTACCAGATTTCTTAATGGAAGAATCACTTGGGAATATTCAGAAAATTCTAACGAAAGAATCCGTAGTTACTAGATTAGAAACTGTTAGACGACGTAACGATGGAAGTCTTCTTGATGTCAGTCTGACAGTTTCTCCTATACTAGACGTAAGAGGAAATGTGTTAGCTTTATCTGCAATATGTAGAGACATCTCTGAAAGAAAACAAGCAGAAAGAGAACGACATCGATTACACCAACAATTAAAAGATAGTGAAATGAAGTACCGTGCACTAATCGAACAAGCAACTGATGCAGTATATGTAGTAGAGCTGAATGAAAATCATGTTCCAAGTCGATTCATTGAGGTAAACCCTGTTGGTTGTAAAAGATTTGGATATAGTAGAGAAGAGCTACTCTCGTTACCATTTCCAAATGTAGTACCACAAGATTCTAAAATGATTGTAAGGTTGTTAAAAAGAATTAGAGAGGGACAAACTTCCTTCACTTTGCAAGATGAATATGTTTTTCCAACAGGAAAAATAATAACAACTGAGTTTAGTGTCCGTGTTTTTAACTTAAATGGTAAAAAAGTTTTCCTAAGTATTTCTCGTGATATCACTGAACGGCTAAAAACAGAAGAATTACTACGGAAATCTGAAAAACTTGCTGTCGTAGGACAATTAGCGACTGCAATGGCTCATGAAATTAATAATCCATTAACCGCAATGAAAGGGTTTATGCAATTACTAAAATCAACGGAAACTGAGAATAATCGGGGTTATATAAATATAGTATCATCAGAGATTGAGCGTATAGAAAGTATTACTAATGAATTTATGGCGGTAGCCAAACCACAGGTGGTAAAGATACAACCTAATGATATTGGTGTGCTAATGGATCAAGTTTTGACGCTACTGCAACCTCAAGCAATGATGAATAATATACAAATTAGAATCGATTTTACACCTGATATTCCATTGATTCCATGCGAAGGAAATCAATTAAAACAAGTATTTGTTAATATTTTAAAAAATGCAATTGAATCCATGCCAACAGGAGGAGAAATTTTGATTCAATTTGATAAACTTGATCATAATCAAATAAGGATTCGCTTTATCGATCAAGGATGTGGGATTCCAAAAGAACGTATACCATATTTAGGAGAACCTTTTTACAGTATTAAGGAAGAGGGAATCGGCTTAGGATTAATGGTCTGTTATAAAATTATTGAAACACACCAGGGGAAGGTATTTATTGAGAGTGACGTGAATAAGGGGACTATAGTTGAAGTCACTCTCCCAATTTGCACACTTCAAAATTAA
- the hblC gene encoding HBL/NHE enterotoxin family protein, which yields MKNKIMTGFLITSIVTGATIPINTLATPIVQAETQQESMDISSSLRKLGAQSKLIQTYIDQSLMSPNVQLEEVPALNTNQFLIKQDMKEWSSELYPQLILLNSKSKGFVTKFNSYYPTLKSYVDNKEDSEGFLDRLEVLQEMAMTNQENAQRQINELTELKLQLDKKLKDFDTDVATAQGILSTDGTGKIDQLKNELLNTKKAIQNDLQQIALIPGALNEQGFAIFKEVYSLSKEIIEPAAQAGMAAYNKGKEINNSILEAEKKAAQEAKEQGKTALEIESVKKAAREAIERSKQGEIAAAAATKTQEYDLMKAIDTEKIKKTLGVFAEVNKLTAEQRAYLDDLEKQNQKIYDLTTKLSIADLQKSMLLLSQNDLHTFANQVDVELDLLKRYKEDLDLIKNNITKLSTNVDATNEQSQKDTLRQLKNVISYLEEQVYKF from the coding sequence ATGAAAAATAAAATAATGACAGGATTTTTAATAACATCCATTGTAACTGGAGCAACTATTCCTATCAATACTCTCGCAACACCAATCGTTCAAGCAGAAACTCAACAGGAAAGCATGGATATTTCTTCATCATTACGAAAATTAGGTGCGCAATCTAAATTAATCCAAACGTATATTGATCAATCTTTAATGAGTCCTAATGTACAGCTAGAGGAAGTCCCAGCTTTAAATACCAATCAATTCCTAATCAAACAAGATATGAAGGAATGGTCATCAGAACTCTATCCACAGTTAATTCTATTAAATTCAAAAAGTAAAGGATTTGTAACGAAATTTAATAGCTATTACCCGACATTAAAATCGTATGTAGACAATAAAGAAGATAGTGAAGGGTTTTTGGATAGACTTGAAGTTCTTCAAGAAATGGCTATGACGAATCAAGAAAATGCGCAACGACAAATTAATGAATTAACAGAACTTAAATTACAGCTTGATAAAAAATTGAAAGATTTCGATACTGATGTGGCAACAGCACAAGGCATACTAAGTACAGATGGAACAGGGAAAATAGATCAGTTAAAAAATGAATTATTAAATACCAAGAAAGCAATTCAAAATGATTTACAACAAATTGCATTAATACCAGGAGCTTTAAATGAGCAGGGATTTGCTATATTCAAAGAAGTTTATAGTCTTTCAAAAGAAATTATTGAACCGGCTGCTCAAGCAGGGATGGCAGCGTATAACAAAGGAAAAGAAATTAACAACTCTATTCTAGAAGCAGAGAAAAAAGCAGCGCAAGAAGCGAAAGAGCAAGGTAAAACTGCTCTAGAAATTGAATCAGTCAAAAAAGCAGCTCGTGAAGCAATTGAGCGAAGCAAACAAGGTGAAATAGCTGCAGCTGCAGCCACAAAAACGCAAGAATATGACCTGATGAAAGCCATTGATACTGAAAAGATTAAGAAAACACTTGGTGTCTTCGCTGAAGTAAATAAACTAACAGCAGAACAGCGAGCATATTTAGATGATTTAGAGAAACAAAATCAAAAAATATATGATTTAACAACGAAACTATCAATAGCAGATTTACAAAAATCAATGCTTCTTCTTTCACAAAATGATTTGCATACGTTTGCAAACCAAGTAGATGTAGAACTTGACCTACTAAAGCGCTATAAAGAAGATTTGGATCTAATAAAAAATAACATTACAAAATTATCTACTAATGTTGATGCAACTAACGAGCAGTCTCAAAAAGATACATTAAGACAATTAAAAAATGTAATAAGTTACCTTGAAGAACAGGTATATAAATTTTGA
- the hblB gene encoding hemolytic enterotoxin HBL binding subunit HblB, whose translation MIKKIPYKLLAVSTLLTITTANVVSPVTTFASEIEQTNNGDTALSANEARMKETLQKAGLFAKSMNAYSYMLIKNPDVNFEGITINGYVDLPGRIVQDQKNARAHAVTWDTKVKKQLLDTLTGIVEYDTTFDNYYETMVEAINTGDGETLKEGITDLRGEIQQNQKVAQQLIEELTKLRDSIGQDVRAFGSNKDLLQSILKNQGADVEADQKRLEEVLGSVNYYKQLESDGFNVMKGAILGLPIIGGIIVGVARDNLGKLEPLLAELRQTVDYKVTLNRVVGVAYSNINEMHKALDDAINALTYMSTQWHDLDSQYSGVLGHIENAAQKADQNKFKFLKPNLNAAKDSWKTLRTDAVTLKEGIKELKVETVTPQK comes from the coding sequence ATGATAAAAAAAATCCCTTACAAATTACTCGCTGTATCGACGTTATTAACTATTACAACCGCTAATGTAGTTTCACCAGTAACAACTTTTGCAAGTGAAATTGAACAAACGAACAATGGAGATACGGCTCTTTCTGCAAATGAAGCGAGAATGAAAGAGACCTTGCAAAAAGCCGGGTTATTTGCAAAATCTATGAATGCCTATTCTTATATGTTAATTAAAAATCCAGATGTGAACTTTGAAGGAATTACTATTAATGGATATGTGGATTTACCTGGTAGAATTGTACAAGATCAAAAGAATGCAAGAGCACATGCTGTTACTTGGGATACGAAAGTAAAAAAACAGCTTTTAGATACATTGACTGGTATTGTTGAATATGATACAACATTTGACAATTATTATGAAACAATGGTAGAGGCGATTAATACAGGGGATGGAGAAACTTTAAAAGAAGGGATTACAGATTTACGAGGTGAGATTCAACAAAATCAAAAGGTTGCACAACAACTAATAGAAGAATTAACTAAATTAAGAGACTCTATTGGACAAGATGTTAGAGCATTTGGAAGCAATAAAGATCTCTTGCAGTCGATTTTAAAAAACCAAGGTGCAGATGTTGAAGCCGATCAAAAGCGTCTAGAAGAAGTATTAGGATCAGTAAACTATTATAAACAATTAGAATCTGATGGGTTTAATGTAATGAAGGGTGCTATTTTGGGTCTACCGATAATTGGCGGTATTATAGTGGGAGTAGCAAGAGATAATTTAGGTAAGTTAGAGCCTTTATTAGCAGAATTACGTCAGACCGTGGATTATAAAGTAACATTAAATCGCGTAGTTGGAGTTGCTTATAGTAATATTAATGAAATGCACAAGGCACTTGATGATGCTATTAACGCTCTTACTTATATGTCCACGCAGTGGCATGATTTAGATTCTCAATATTCGGGCGTTCTAGGGCATATTGAGAATGCAGCTCAAAAAGCGGATCAAAATAAATTTAAATTCTTAAAACCTAATTTAAATGCAGCGAAAGACAGTTGGAAAACATTAAGAACAGATGCTGTTACATTAAAAGAAGGGATAAAGGAATTAAAAGTGGAAACTGTTACTCCACAAAAATAG